The nucleotide sequence CGCCATTCTTCTTCTGGTCCTCTCCATGTGGGCTGCCTTCGCAGTTGGTGAGTTCCGTGTCCTTACTTTGCTCACATTTTCTGCTGTATATTCAAGATCGTGGAAAAGATAGAAGTACAGTAGAAATGCTTTCCTGTTTTATTTAAGTCTAATTCTTCAGAGTCACGCAGACACTGAACCCCCAGAAAGGAAGGATTCACACAGTGCTACTGGTATCAAAATTGGTGGTTGAAAACAAAGCTGTATTGGTACAAGGAAATGACACTAGATGGTAAATCCACAGGAACAAAGGACGAGAACCAGAAATGGTGAATAAAGCATTAATATTACAAATTCACTAAATATATACtcactctcctttcttctctaagCTTCCTTAAAAGACATGGAATTGTATAATAATTATAGCAATTTATTGTTGGGTTTGTGACTAATATAAATGTAATGTGTATCACAACAATGTAATAAAAGGAAGGACAGAGCTATATAGGAGTAACATTTCTATATCTCACTTGAATTAAAATAGTACAAATCTGAAGTACATTCTGATAAGCTAAGATAAAAACAGTAAGCCACAGTgcaactactaaaaaaaaaaaaagaaaattcagggatttccttggtggtccagtggctaagactccacagtcCCAATGTAGGGAAACCAGTTtcaatctttggtcagggaactagatcccacatattgcTACACAACTAAAGATTGTACATGCGGCAATAAAGATTGAGAATCCtccatgccacaagtaagacccggtacagccaaaaataaataaaaatttgttaattaaaaaaagcctgcattataaataaaaaggaacaaaacaatagatcaggggtttccctggtggtccagtagttaagactccacattcccaatgcagggggcacaggtttaatccctgatcagggaactaagatcctgcatgctgcacagggtggcaaaaaataaaatcagttgcatttcatCAAATTAAACATTTTAGTGATGTAAAGGATACCAACAAAGATGTCAATAAAGTGGAAGACTGCctagaaaatgggagaaaatatttgtaaagcatcTATCAAAAAGAGAGATAATAACAAACATTAACAAAgatgtgaagaaaatggaattCTCATATAatgctggtggggatgtaaaatggtgtGGCTACCTTAGAAAATAATCCAGAAGTTCCTCCAAAGTTCACCTTATAACCCAGAAACTCCACTCTTAGGTATATAtctaagggaaataaaaacacatgaCCACAATAAAAAGGCACAtaggaattccttggcagtccagttgggtgaggactctgagcttccactgccgggggcctgggtttgattcctagtcagggaactaagatctcatgtggtgcaggggggaaaaaaagtatattCACAGCAGTGTATCAAGTTTCCATACTGTTGTGGTTATCACATTCGCCTCACTGCAgccttattcataatagccaaagagtgaaaacaattaaaatgtcCATTAATTGAttaatggataagcaaaatacagtatatacatacaacagaatattatttaattataaaaaggaatgaagtattgatgCATGCGATAACATGGATACACCTTTACCACACTAAGTGAAAGAGATAGAAAGGAAAGActacatattgtgtgattccatttgtcTGAAGTGTCCAGaacagacagaaagtagattagagttgtctgggttgggggaagggaggaatgaGAAGAGCCTGCTGttgggtacagggtttcttttgagGGTGATGAACATGTTCTAAAAGTGACTGATGGTTGCACacctctgtgaatatactaaggaccactgaattgtatactttaaatttttatttatttttgattgtgctgggtctttgttgctgcatgcaagctttctctagttgcagagagccagTGTGCAGGCTCCTCaacgtggtggcttctcttgtcactgagcacaggctctaggtacgCCGCCTTCAGTAGTCGTGACTCACGGGCTctggagcgtgggctcagtagttgtggcacacaggctttgctcctccgtggcatgtggaatcttcgcaGACCACGGATGGAACCCATGTTCCCTTCTTTGGCAtgcagattgttaaccactggaccaccagggaagtcctcaactaTACACTTTAAATAGGTGAATTCTATGGTATATGAATGATATCTGATAAAGATACATATATTATAGAGAGAGTTgacaatatattatattttatattatcagatcattataattatataactacacaaaattaatataattatataaaactatataagtattatatgtgtgtgtgtgtgtgtgtaactgcaAAGACTGTTTTGGATCAAGAATATGTAACCCAGCATCTTTTAAGGTATCTCAATATAACTACTTCATATAACTTACAGTGTGTTTTCTAAAAAGAACAGAGAATGATTGTAGAAGTTGTTATTTACCTGTGAAGGGGAAGGGTCAGAATTAAGATCTCTTCTTTACAAAGAGGAGGGGACAGAAGTTTCCTGATTCTTTGCTCCTCTGAGTCCCCCTTTGGAGGGCAGCATGCATCAAGAGGAACCTCTGCCTCTCCTGATGGGATCTGATGCTTCCTGGGTGCCAACCAGGTCTCCTTCATCCTCACTTTTACCTTTAAGGGCAGAAGACAGAGAGGCAactcttttgaatatgcttttgtTTTCCAGACTTTCCtcttcctatggacagagggactGACCTAGAAAAGACAAAGGTAAGCTCTGCTTCCTTGCTTCCCAAGCTCAGGAATGGAGAGGAGAAACAGTTTCCCTGATGGTCTCGGCTCATTTTTCTGGGAGGCAAGGGCCAGAGAAAACGTGTGTGGGGATAACCCCACAACAACAGCTGAGTCACTAACTCTATGTAGTGCCTTCTATATGTTCCTGAGTATAAACCCCAATCAGTTCATACAACTCTCTTGTGGGATAGAAGGCAAGTATTTTGTACCATTAAATGAATGAGGAAGTTGTGGCTCAAATTCAGGTCTGTCCTATGCTGAGGTGGACATTCTTTCAACTTAGATATGCTGAGACATACATCTTGCCTCCCACAGATCAAGTGAGGCTCTCATTCTCTCTGTCCCCTACCTTCTAAATTGTAACTCTCCTGTAATAAGTCTGAGCCTACTGTTATCTGAAGCACCATACAAGTCAACCAGAAATGTTCATAAGCATATTCTAATCTCTGAAACCTAACAATCACATTTTGTAATTAGTGAGGCAGGGAATTTCATCCTAAAAAGGAATTTATAGCCCAGACTGGGGAGTCTACAGATTACATGTGTTATGTTATGTTATATACATACTGTTGGTGGTGAGCACCAGGGGTCAAGTACTGAGATTTCTGAAGCCTGCTCTCCAAGCTCCTGGTCTATTGCTCTGTATTCCATGCTTCTCCCCTGCTCCCAGCAATCAAGGCTAAAGGAGCCAGATAAAGGGCTCTGATGCAGTGTCTGTGTCTCACCTTCAGGCTGAATGCACTAAGAATATGAATAAGTGCTGGATTTTAGCCTACCTCAGGCCAACAGACTCCATATGTGGCAGTGACCACATTACCTACAGTGGGGAATGCCACCTCTGCTACAGAATTCTGtaagtcttaatttttttttttactctcctttctCTCAAGTCAAGAGGCTAAAAGTGGCCAGGATAGGAATGGCCTCCTTGGAACACTTTCAACTGATTAGATCTTCCTTCCAGAGACTGCTCCACTAttgctcctccatttcttctatccCTCTCTATGCTCCCCAATGTGATCCCATTCAGACAGAACCAAAAACCCACTGAAGTGACTGTGCTATGTCTGGCCTGGACAA is from Bos taurus isolate L1 Dominette 01449 registration number 42190680 breed Hereford chromosome 22, ARS-UCD2.0, whole genome shotgun sequence and encodes:
- the SPINK8 gene encoding serine protease inhibitor Kazal-type 8 isoform X2 encodes the protein MKGVFPSAILLLVLSMWAAFAVDFPLPMDRGTDLEKTKAECTKNMNKCWILAYLRPTDSICGSDHITYSGECHLCYRILYEKLNIIKLHDGPCENS
- the SPINK8 gene encoding serine protease inhibitor Kazal-type 8 isoform X1 is translated as MKGVFPSAILLLVLSMWAAFAVDFPLPMDRGTDLEKTKAECTKNMNKCWILAYLRPTDSICGSDHITYSGECHLCYRILYEKLNIIKLHDGPCRNMLVLEETKSYNQTH